CGTACTATTATTAGCACTCTGCAAGACTTGGATTTTGTAATTGATAGAGCAGACCAGGTATTAGGCTCTGTGACTGGATCTAAGTTTACTGGTAATGCTGTGGTGAAGATGAGCATAACTGTAAGGCCTCGTGGAGATAAGCAACTATTAGTAAGAGCCAATGCTCAATACGGCATCAAGGCTATAGAGGATCCAGAGCCTTACCAAGATTTCTTTAACGCTTTAGGAAAAGCGATATTTTTGACAGCCCACCAAGTTGATTAGTAGCTTTACACATCTCGCACAAATAAAAATTAGACTAAATTTTAACTTTAGCCCCAGTGATGAGCTGGGGTTTTTGTTTGTGGCTGCTTCCTTTTTTCTGCCTCTTGTCTATGAAAAGCAACATTTTGCCTATTTATAGAAAAGTCCCATTTTTTCCTAAATCTATAACTCTAACACATTGAAACACTTATAAATATGTGTAATTTTATTACACACTTGGCACGATTTATGCTGTTATTATAATGAAGTAGTATGCGTAGTGGAAGGTGAGAGATGAAAAAGACAATATTATTGGCGATAATAGGCGTGTTTTTGATGGGGACAAACGCATTTGCAGTGGTGGGAATTGATGCATATACAGTATTGATGCTTCATTTTGATGGCGATGATGGCTCAACAGATTTTATGGATAGCTCTTTTAGTAACCATACAGTAACAGCCCATGGCAATGCTCAGATTGATACTGCTGAAAGTAAATTCGGAGGAGCATCGGGTTTATTTGATGGATATGCAGATTATCTTACTGTTTCCGATTCAGATGATTGGTATTTTAATGAAGATTTTACGATAGACTTTTGGACGAAATTTAATGCATTACCAACAGGAGCGAGTTCATATGTTATAGGCTCGCAACTTACTGGTATACCAGGACATCAATGGGAACTTTATTTTCACGAAGGTCCTGGTATTCATCGTTTTAGATTATATGTAGTCAAAAATAACACATCATATTTTGTTGTGAATAGCGACTATGAATCCTATTCTGTTGATACTTGGTATCATATTGCTTTGACTAGAAACGACGATTGGTACAAAATATTCATAGACGGGATGCAAGATATCGCTCCTACCTACAATACTTTTGTTTGGGAAAACTATGCTGCTAATTTGCAAATAGGCTCTTGGGGAGCAACCTATCCCGAATATGCTCTTAATGGTTGGCTAGATGAGTTTCGTATCTCTAAAGGCATAGCTCGTTGGACTTCAGATTTTACTCCCCCGACAAGTGAGTATGAGGTTATTCCTGAATCATCCTCGCTTATCCTCTTAGGTCTTGGTTTACTAGGAACAGGAATATTCAAAAGAAAGGTTAAATCTTAATCCTACCTAATTTTCTTGCCAAAATAAATAAATAGAGCTACAATTGTATCCTCATTATGTTTAACCATCATAAAGGCATGATAATGGGCTTGGGATTATTTAATTTATAGGCAATCTCTAAATGGGGGGCAAGAAAGGCAACCGACGCAAATCTTGAAAATAAAGATGTTACAGATAATTGGGGCGGTAGTTCAGTTGGGAGAACGCCTCGTTCGCAACGAGGAGGTCAGCGGTTCGAATCCGCTTCGCTCCACCAAAATTATACTGCGTAAAATTTGTTTGAATTCTAAAAATGCAAAGATTTTTCACTCCTAAAGAAAATATTTCCAAAAAAGAGATTATTATTAATGATGCGAGGCAAGTCCATCATATTAAGGATGTCTTGCGAAAAAGGATGGAGGATTTGATTGAGGTTTTTGATGAAGATAATAACGTCTATGAGTGCAGAATAAAGTCAATTGAGAAAAATAAGATAATTGCCCAAATAGTAAAGATGAATATTGCTACCCCTGGAGGAAAGAAAGTCCATATAACCTTAGCCTGTGCAATTCCTAAAAAATTTAAATTTGACTATATTGTAGAGAAGACAACTGAATTAGGTGTTGATAGTATAATTCCGCTGATAACCAAGCGCAGCATAGTTAGGCTTAAGGATAAAGATATAGATAAGAAACTCCAACGTTGGCGCAGGATTGTAATTGAAGCAGCAAAACAAAGTCATAGCTTGAATCTACCGGTTATTGAGTCGCCTTTAGATTTTAGCGCATTAGCTAAGAAATTTTCGGATTTTGATTGCATATTTGTCCCTAATCTTTCCTGCAAAGAGAGAATGATATTCCCAGAGGCATTAAATATGATTAAAGGGAAGAAACGAATTCTACTCTTAATTGGCCCTGAAGGGGATTTTACCCCGGATGAATTAGAGAAGGCAATAGAAAATAAGGCATTAATGATTACCTTGGGTAGACAGGTACTAAGAGTTGAGACTGCAGCGATTGTCTGCACAGGTTTACTGTCTTTATGTCTTACTGATATTTAGGAAATTATGAAGACCTTTTCAATAAAAACACTGGGTTGTAAGGTTAATCAATATGAAAGCCAGGTAATACGCGAACGCTTACAGGCTCAAGGTTTAAGTGAGGCTAATGGTGCAGCTGATATCTGTGTTGTTAATACCTGTACAGTAACAGCAAGCGCCGACAGAAAATCTCGTAATGCTATAAGAGGGGCTCATAGGAATAACAAGAAGGCCAAGATTGTAGTTACAGGATGTTTGGTAAAATTCGATAAACAGATGCTGGTTAATATAGGAAATATCGATTATATTATTCCTAAGTCTTTTTTCTCAGGAGGTATATCTTATTTTTCCCATCATGCGCGGGCGTTTGTAAAGGTTCAAGACGGTTGTGATAATCATTGCAGTTATTGTAAGGTTTCTCTTGTCAGGGGAAAATCTCG
This window of the Candidatus Omnitrophota bacterium genome carries:
- a CDS encoding LamG domain-containing protein; its protein translation is MKKTILLAIIGVFLMGTNAFAVVGIDAYTVLMLHFDGDDGSTDFMDSSFSNHTVTAHGNAQIDTAESKFGGASGLFDGYADYLTVSDSDDWYFNEDFTIDFWTKFNALPTGASSYVIGSQLTGIPGHQWELYFHEGPGIHRFRLYVVKNNTSYFVVNSDYESYSVDTWYHIALTRNDDWYKIFIDGMQDIAPTYNTFVWENYAANLQIGSWGATYPEYALNGWLDEFRISKGIARWTSDFTPPTSEYEVIPESSSLILLGLGLLGTGIFKRKVKS
- a CDS encoding 16S rRNA (uracil(1498)-N(3))-methyltransferase, which codes for MQRFFTPKENISKKEIIINDARQVHHIKDVLRKRMEDLIEVFDEDNNVYECRIKSIEKNKIIAQIVKMNIATPGGKKVHITLACAIPKKFKFDYIVEKTTELGVDSIIPLITKRSIVRLKDKDIDKKLQRWRRIVIEAAKQSHSLNLPVIESPLDFSALAKKFSDFDCIFVPNLSCKERMIFPEALNMIKGKKRILLLIGPEGDFTPDELEKAIENKALMITLGRQVLRVETAAIVCTGLLSLCLTDI